From Microcystis aeruginosa NIES-2549, a single genomic window includes:
- a CDS encoding BrnT family toxin, which produces MPSFEYDENKSKTNQQKHGIDFIEAQKLWEDDNLLEITGKSETEPRYLIIGQVQDKHWTAVITYRSEMIRIISVRRSRTNEVTWYESRRI; this is translated from the coding sequence ATGCCTAGCTTCGAGTACGACGAAAACAAAAGTAAAACCAACCAACAAAAACACGGCATAGACTTTATCGAAGCCCAAAAACTCTGGGAAGACGACAATCTACTGGAAATCACTGGCAAAAGCGAGACCGAGCCACGCTATTTAATCATCGGTCAAGTTCAAGATAAGCATTGGACGGCCGTGATTACCTATCGTAGTGAAATGATCCGTATTATCTCTGTTCGCCGTTCCCGTACTAATGAGGTTACATGGTATGAAAGCCGAAGAATTTGA
- the brnA gene encoding type II toxin-antitoxin system BrnA family antitoxin has protein sequence MKAEEFDAKFDAGEDMSEFLDFSTARRPNREKQKIELDLPFWIIRKLEAEAQKEGVSTQTFLENYLARHIASAP, from the coding sequence ATGAAAGCCGAAGAATTTGACGCGAAATTTGATGCGGGGGAAGACATGAGCGAATTTCTCGATTTCTCCACCGCCCGACGACCCAACCGGGAAAAGCAAAAAATCGAACTCGATTTACCCTTTTGGATCATTCGCAAACTAGAAGCCGAAGCCCAGAAAGAGGGCGTTTCCACTCAAACATTCCTAGAAAACTATCTAGCCCGACACATCGCCTCCGCCCCCTAG
- a CDS encoding VOC family protein, protein MNNPPDSPFNYTEAFIALGTSNFDRSVQFYRQLLQQEPSPYLAAVYAEFRLINLKLGLFCPKESHREEFGDSRGSGMSICFEVESLEKAIEHWSEIGYGARGEISQASHGSEIYIYDPDGNRLIFHQSTAKTNPFR, encoded by the coding sequence ATGAATAACCCCCCCGATAGTCCATTCAATTACACAGAGGCTTTTATTGCCCTAGGAACGAGTAATTTCGATCGCTCGGTGCAGTTTTATCGTCAACTGTTGCAACAGGAACCAAGCCCCTACCTTGCCGCCGTTTATGCGGAATTTAGGCTGATTAACCTTAAATTAGGTCTTTTTTGCCCTAAAGAGTCCCACAGAGAGGAATTTGGCGATTCTAGGGGCAGTGGCATGAGCATTTGTTTCGAGGTGGAGAGTCTCGAAAAAGCGATCGAGCATTGGAGCGAAATCGGCTATGGTGCTAGGGGAGAAATTAGCCAAGCTTCCCACGGTTCGGAAATCTACATCTATGATCCCGATGGTAATCGTTTAATTTTCCATCAATCCACCGCTAAAACCAATCCTTTCAGGTAG
- a CDS encoding TIGR03279 family radical SAM protein, protein MSELTIRPAKISGVIPDSIAAEVGFEIGDSLVSINGNRPRDLIDYQFLCADEFLTLEVLDSQGKTHQVKIEKDYHEDLGLEFETALFDGLIQCNNKCPFCFIDQQPEGKRETLYYKDDDYRLSFLYGSYLTLTNLTSKEWQRIEKMRISPLFVSVHATEPDLRIRLLKNPRAGQILDHLKWLQARQLQIHAQVVVCPNINDGIHLERTLLDLVSFHRGDIPCVESIAVVPVGLTRFRPQEDELIPVSQEKAREVIEQVQTLQKKFRQEFGSNVVWLADEWFLIARVDLPPQSHYEDYPQIGNGVGSIRQFIRDFQKTAKKLLPAQISPSRRLIWVVGNAVEQAFQPLVKQLNKVQGLTVELVALNSDYWGQEITVTGLLTGQDILKGLQGKNLGDGVLLPSLMLKHGEAVFLDDLTLETVINQLGVPIYPVLGVEELIKTCLALNPFSDFLSHIGEQ, encoded by the coding sequence ATGAGTGAATTAACTATTCGTCCAGCTAAAATTAGTGGTGTCATCCCAGATTCGATCGCCGCCGAGGTAGGTTTTGAAATCGGGGATTCGCTCGTCTCTATTAATGGTAATCGTCCCCGGGACTTAATCGATTATCAATTTTTATGTGCCGATGAATTTTTAACCCTAGAAGTGCTTGATAGTCAGGGCAAAACTCACCAAGTAAAAATCGAAAAAGATTATCATGAAGACTTAGGTTTAGAGTTTGAAACTGCCCTTTTTGATGGCTTAATTCAGTGTAATAATAAATGTCCTTTTTGCTTTATCGATCAACAACCAGAGGGCAAAAGAGAAACTTTATACTATAAAGATGATGACTATCGCTTAAGTTTTCTCTATGGCAGTTATTTAACCTTAACTAATCTCACCTCAAAAGAATGGCAGCGGATCGAAAAGATGCGGATATCACCGCTTTTTGTGTCCGTTCATGCCACGGAACCCGATCTGAGAATTCGTCTCTTAAAAAATCCCCGCGCTGGTCAAATTTTAGACCATTTAAAATGGCTACAAGCCAGACAATTACAAATTCATGCACAAGTGGTAGTTTGTCCCAATATTAATGATGGAATTCATCTCGAAAGAACCCTGTTAGATCTGGTTTCTTTTCATCGGGGAGATATTCCCTGTGTGGAGTCGATTGCTGTAGTTCCGGTGGGATTAACCCGCTTTCGTCCCCAAGAAGATGAATTAATTCCCGTTAGCCAAGAAAAAGCGCGAGAAGTTATTGAACAAGTCCAAACTTTACAGAAAAAATTTCGTCAAGAATTTGGCAGTAATGTGGTATGGTTAGCCGATGAATGGTTTTTAATTGCCCGAGTCGATTTACCCCCTCAATCTCACTACGAAGACTATCCCCAAATCGGTAACGGAGTTGGCTCGATTCGTCAATTTATTAGGGATTTCCAGAAGACAGCTAAGAAGTTATTACCTGCTCAAATTAGTCCCTCTAGACGGTTAATATGGGTAGTGGGCAATGCGGTAGAACAAGCTTTTCAACCCCTAGTTAAACAGTTAAATAAGGTGCAGGGTTTAACCGTGGAATTAGTGGCTTTAAATAGTGATTATTGGGGGCAGGAAATCACGGTTACGGGTTTATTAACTGGGCAAGATATTCTCAAAGGATTACAAGGTAAAAATCTTGGGGATGGGGTTTTATTACCCTCCCTCATGCTCAAGCATGGGGAAGCGGTATTTTTAGATGATCTCACCCTAGAAACTGTTATTAATCAATTAGGAGTCCCTATTTATCCAGTCCTGGGAGTGGAGGAATTAATTAAAACTTGTCTTGCTCTCAATCCTTTCTCTGACTTTCTCTCACATATTGGTGAGCAGTAA
- a CDS encoding MlaE family lipid ABC transporter permease subunit, which yields MPRKSDAASGLSLWFQRLGAAGLLAGQTFLHILNGKIHRRNTLEQMSIVGPESLTIALITAAFVGMVFTIQVAREFIFFGAGSFVGGVLSLALTRELAPVLTAVVVAGRVGSAFAAEIGTMRVTEQIDALYILKTDPIDYLVIPRVIACSLMLPLLTIISLVTGLLGGLFISDSLYGISYSLFLQSAQNFMETWDLISSMLKSLIFGVLIAIIGCSWGLTTTGGAKGVGQSTTTAVVTSLLAIFVANFFLSWLMFQGTGNAEIG from the coding sequence ATGCCAAGAAAAAGTGATGCTGCCAGTGGTTTAAGTTTATGGTTTCAGCGTTTGGGGGCTGCCGGTTTGTTAGCGGGACAAACTTTTTTACATATTCTTAATGGCAAAATCCACCGGCGTAATACTCTTGAACAAATGAGTATTGTGGGACCCGAATCCTTGACAATTGCCCTAATTACTGCTGCTTTTGTGGGTATGGTTTTCACTATTCAGGTAGCCAGAGAATTTATTTTTTTTGGGGCGGGTAGTTTTGTTGGGGGAGTCCTTTCCTTGGCTTTAACAAGAGAATTAGCCCCAGTTTTAACCGCAGTGGTGGTGGCGGGAAGAGTTGGCTCGGCTTTTGCCGCCGAAATTGGTACAATGCGAGTAACAGAACAAATTGACGCTTTATATATTTTAAAAACCGATCCGATCGATTATTTGGTCATTCCCCGGGTGATTGCCTGTAGTTTAATGTTACCCCTGCTCACTATTATCTCTTTAGTCACAGGGCTACTGGGGGGTTTATTTATTTCCGATAGTCTTTACGGCATTTCCTATTCCCTATTTTTACAATCAGCCCAAAATTTTATGGAAACATGGGATTTAATTAGTTCTATGTTAAAGTCGCTAATTTTTGGGGTTTTAATTGCCATTATCGGTTGCAGTTGGGGTTTAACCACCACCGGCGGTGCTAAAGGAGTTGGTCAATCTACTACCACGGCTGTGGTAACTTCTTTATTAGCGATTTTTGTGGCTAATTTTTTCCTCTCTTGGCTGATGTTTCAAGGTACAGGTAATGCGGAAATCGGCTAA
- a CDS encoding DUF4164 family protein, whose amino-acid sequence MANETVTYSLEAVLTRIEGKIDSLEKRIDERFDKVDERFDKIEERLTKVEIGQVELKGEIKALDQRLTTEIKGLTARVAYQEFTNRGILIALVVAILGGAAKLFGFFPNP is encoded by the coding sequence ATGGCTAACGAAACCGTCACTTATTCCCTAGAAGCTGTTTTGACAAGGATTGAGGGGAAAATCGACTCTCTGGAAAAACGGATCGATGAGAGATTTGATAAGGTAGATGAGAGATTTGATAAGATAGAAGAACGGTTGACAAAAGTGGAAATAGGACAAGTCGAACTCAAAGGAGAGATTAAAGCCTTGGATCAGCGACTAACCACAGAAATTAAAGGGTTAACTGCAAGAGTTGCCTATCAGGAATTTACCAATCGGGGGATTCTCATCGCTCTGGTTGTAGCCATTTTAGGAGGGGCTGCTAAACTTTTTGGTTTTTTCCCCAATCCCTAA
- a CDS encoding class I SAM-dependent rRNA methyltransferase produces MPDLAKIILKNHKIDAVKRFHPWIFSGAIKEMEGEVKEGAIVEVYSDRGEYLATGLYNPSNIAVKILSFQKVSDIAQLFLEKFQNAYRLRQQIGLVDNPKTNCYRLINAEGDGLPSLIVDWYNGTAVIQAYSLALYQRLDLIVDCLKTIYADNLRAVYDKSAAVLAKSAHISENKYLFGQKTSDEVLESGHRFIIDWEKGQKTGFFLDQRENRALLSQYSHNKRVLNTFSYSGGFSVYAMQAGAALVDSVDSSHGAIDLTEKNIALNNLSQVPHQSYSADVFNFLRDCQEDYDLIVLDPPAFAKSIQSRHQAVMAYKRLNYQAFQKIRPQGIIFTFSCSQVVNEEHFQGAVMAAAIESARPVRILARLSQPADHPTSIYHSEGSYLKGLVLAVD; encoded by the coding sequence ATGCCAGATTTAGCGAAAATTATCCTGAAAAACCATAAAATTGATGCTGTTAAACGATTCCATCCTTGGATATTTTCCGGGGCGATTAAAGAGATGGAGGGAGAAGTCAAAGAGGGTGCTATCGTTGAGGTTTATAGCGATCGAGGCGAATATCTAGCCACTGGACTGTATAATCCTAGCAATATTGCCGTTAAAATTCTTTCTTTCCAAAAAGTCAGCGATATTGCTCAATTATTTCTCGAAAAATTCCAGAATGCCTATCGGCTGCGGCAACAAATCGGTTTAGTGGATAACCCGAAAACTAACTGTTATCGTTTAATTAACGCTGAAGGAGACGGTTTACCTAGTTTAATCGTCGATTGGTACAATGGCACGGCGGTTATTCAAGCTTATTCCTTAGCTTTATACCAACGTCTCGATCTGATTGTCGATTGTCTGAAAACTATCTACGCTGACAATTTACGGGCAGTTTACGATAAAAGTGCCGCAGTTTTGGCGAAAAGCGCCCATATTTCCGAGAATAAATACTTATTTGGTCAAAAAACCAGCGATGAGGTGTTAGAATCCGGCCATCGCTTTATTATTGATTGGGAAAAAGGACAAAAAACGGGATTTTTCCTCGATCAAAGAGAAAACAGAGCTTTATTATCTCAATATTCCCATAATAAACGGGTTTTAAACACTTTTTCTTATTCTGGCGGCTTTTCTGTCTATGCCATGCAAGCGGGGGCTGCCCTAGTCGATTCCGTTGATAGTTCCCACGGTGCGATCGATCTTACCGAAAAAAATATCGCCCTGAATAATCTCAGTCAAGTTCCCCATCAATCCTACAGCGCCGATGTTTTTAACTTTCTGCGCGACTGTCAGGAGGATTACGATCTGATTGTCCTCGATCCCCCCGCTTTTGCCAAAAGTATCCAATCCCGTCATCAGGCGGTTATGGCTTATAAAAGATTAAATTACCAAGCTTTCCAGAAAATTCGCCCCCAAGGTATTATTTTCACCTTTTCCTGTTCCCAAGTGGTTAACGAAGAACATTTTCAGGGGGCTGTCATGGCTGCCGCCATTGAATCGGCTCGCCCAGTGCGAATTTTAGCACGTTTAAGCCAACCGGCGGACCATCCCACCAGTATCTATCACTCGGAAGGTTCCTACCTGAAAGGATTGGTTTTAGCGGTGGATTGA
- the ftsH4 gene encoding ATP-dependent zinc metalloprotease FtsH4 produces the protein MSIKSKPPSQSRLIGNVLLAVGGLFLIVNLLFPQLFGPSVPKVPYSLFIDQVEDGNVARVSVGQNEIRYQLKNDQEGNYGRIFSTTPIFDLELPKRLEAKGVEFAAAPPPKNGWIGSVLSWVIPPLIFVGIWQFFLARSGGGGPAGALSITKSRAKVYVEGDTTKTTFEDVAGVEEAKTELAEIVEFLKYPQRYIQIGARIPKGVLLVGPPGTGKTLLAKAVAGEAGVPFFSISGSEFVELFVGAGAARVRDLFEQAKKKAPCIIFIDELDAIGKSRANGNFMGGNDEREQTLNQLLTEMDGFNAGDATVIVLAATNRPETLDPALLRPGRFDRQVLVDRPDLAGRLKILEIYAGKVKLGSDVDLKQIATRTPGFAGADLANLVNEAALLAARNQRSTVAQEDFNEAIERVVAGLEKKSRVLSEKEKKIVAYHEVGHALVGAVMPGGGKVAKISIVPRGMAALGYTLQMPTEDRFLMDDTELRDQIATLLGGRAAEEIIFGSITTGAANDLQRATDLAERMVTTYGMSKTLGPLAYEKGQQNSFLGDGMMNPRRLVSDDTAKAIDNEVKEIVENGHQQALDILAQNRDLLEEIAQEILSKEVIEGEQLQALLERVKPLDREPVTV, from the coding sequence ATGAGTATAAAAAGCAAACCTCCTTCACAATCTCGCCTGATCGGTAATGTTTTATTAGCCGTAGGCGGCTTATTTCTGATTGTTAACCTCCTTTTCCCGCAATTATTTGGCCCTAGCGTCCCCAAAGTTCCCTATAGTCTTTTTATCGACCAAGTGGAAGATGGCAACGTCGCTAGGGTATCCGTGGGACAGAATGAGATTCGTTATCAGCTTAAAAACGACCAAGAGGGCAACTACGGACGAATTTTCAGCACTACACCGATTTTTGACCTAGAATTGCCCAAACGTCTAGAAGCCAAGGGCGTAGAATTCGCCGCCGCACCACCACCAAAAAATGGCTGGATTGGTAGCGTCCTTAGTTGGGTGATTCCTCCCCTGATTTTTGTTGGTATTTGGCAATTTTTCCTCGCTCGCAGCGGTGGCGGTGGTCCGGCCGGGGCCCTCTCGATTACCAAAAGTCGCGCTAAAGTCTATGTGGAAGGAGACACCACCAAAACCACTTTTGAAGATGTGGCCGGTGTGGAAGAAGCGAAAACCGAATTAGCCGAAATCGTCGAATTTCTCAAATATCCCCAACGTTACATTCAAATCGGGGCGCGGATTCCCAAGGGTGTCCTCCTAGTCGGTCCGCCGGGGACAGGAAAAACCCTGCTGGCAAAAGCAGTAGCAGGAGAAGCGGGGGTTCCTTTCTTTAGTATCTCAGGTTCGGAATTCGTGGAACTCTTTGTTGGTGCAGGGGCAGCCCGAGTGCGAGATCTGTTTGAACAGGCCAAGAAAAAAGCCCCCTGTATTATTTTTATCGATGAATTAGACGCGATCGGTAAATCTCGCGCTAACGGTAATTTTATGGGGGGTAACGATGAACGGGAACAGACTCTAAACCAATTATTGACGGAAATGGACGGTTTTAACGCTGGTGATGCGACGGTGATCGTGCTGGCCGCCACTAATCGCCCCGAAACTCTTGATCCCGCCCTTTTACGCCCCGGCCGTTTTGATCGCCAAGTGTTAGTTGATCGCCCCGATCTGGCTGGACGCTTAAAAATCCTCGAAATCTACGCAGGTAAGGTAAAATTAGGCTCGGATGTGGATTTAAAACAGATTGCTACCCGTACCCCCGGTTTTGCTGGTGCTGACTTAGCTAATCTAGTCAATGAGGCCGCTTTATTGGCAGCCCGCAATCAACGCAGCACCGTCGCCCAAGAGGACTTTAATGAGGCAATCGAGCGGGTAGTGGCCGGTTTAGAGAAGAAAAGCCGGGTTCTCTCGGAAAAAGAGAAGAAAATCGTCGCTTATCACGAAGTTGGTCACGCTCTCGTCGGTGCAGTTATGCCGGGGGGTGGTAAGGTTGCCAAGATTTCGATCGTGCCTCGCGGCATGGCAGCCCTCGGTTATACCCTGCAAATGCCCACTGAAGACCGTTTCCTTATGGATGATACGGAATTACGCGACCAAATTGCTACTCTTTTAGGTGGTCGGGCCGCCGAAGAAATTATCTTCGGTAGTATTACTACTGGGGCCGCTAATGACCTGCAGCGGGCGACAGACTTGGCCGAACGCATGGTGACAACCTATGGTATGAGTAAGACCCTTGGCCCCCTAGCCTACGAAAAAGGTCAACAGAATAGTTTTCTGGGAGATGGCATGATGAATCCCCGGCGCTTGGTGAGCGATGATACGGCCAAAGCGATCGATAATGAAGTGAAAGAGATTGTCGAAAATGGTCATCAGCAGGCCCTGGATATCCTTGCTCAAAATCGCGATTTACTCGAAGAAATTGCCCAAGAAATCCTCAGTAAAGAGGTGATTGAAGGGGAACAATTGCAAGCACTGCTCGAGCGCGTTAAACCCCTCGATCGAGAACCTGTTACTGTTTAG
- the hsdR gene encoding EcoAI/FtnUII family type I restriction enzme subunit R, with product MNEAETRAELIDPALKAAGWGVIPDSKIRREVIAPGRLVGSGQRSSSKTCDYVLVYRGHKLATLEAKKRDAHPTEGLGQAKDYAERLQTPFALCTNGLRIYRVDTRAGKEGYIDRYPTQEELWAATYPDSNHWRDRFATVPPDNKSGMRESRYYQHNAIQAVLEAIAAGQKRMLLTMATGTGKTTIALQIAWKLFHSSWNLSGEPTHRPCILFLTDRNILANQALTEFTAFPEDALVRIEPKNIQKTKKVPKNGSVFFSIFQTFMTQNGEELAPNFLEYAPDFFDLVIVDECHRGGANDESTWRKILEYFAPAVQLGLTATPKRDLNGDTYKYFGEPLYTYSLKEGINEGYLTPFKVVEFTTSLDEYQYDPDDELIEGDIDENKVYTESDFNRIIEIEERERQRVKIFMEAIDQNEKTLVFCANQDHALAIRDLINQMAISSDPNYCARVTANDGSLGETHLKKFQDNEKRLPTILTTSRKLSTGVDARNLRNIVLLRPVKSMIEFKQIIGRGTRLFDNKDYFTIYDFVKAHENFNDPEWDGEPQEPVVIDPRPRPEPPDAIEDPLDEPDPLPIRQKIKIKLADGKERELEHTQRTTFWNADGKPISAEEFIQQLFGDIPDLFQDEAELRHLWGRPDTRKSLLTGLAEKGYGEEQLQAIARITNTENSDIYDVLTYIAYAARPLTREERVIKHKDLIFSKYTRKQREFLDFILDQYIRSGVGELDREKLPKLIEIKYHTINEAISQLGEIQEISGVFMSFHAYLYWSDAA from the coding sequence ATGAACGAAGCCGAAACCAGAGCCGAACTGATTGACCCTGCCCTCAAAGCCGCCGGATGGGGAGTCATTCCCGACAGTAAAATTCGTCGCGAGGTAATTGCCCCCGGTCGTCTGGTGGGTTCTGGCCAGCGCAGTTCATCGAAAACCTGCGATTATGTCCTGGTCTATCGCGGTCACAAACTCGCCACCCTGGAAGCCAAAAAACGCGACGCGCACCCCACCGAGGGACTTGGGCAGGCTAAGGACTACGCCGAGCGCCTGCAAACTCCCTTCGCCCTCTGTACCAACGGCCTCCGCATTTATCGAGTGGATACCCGCGCCGGAAAAGAAGGCTATATCGATCGCTACCCCACCCAGGAAGAACTCTGGGCGGCCACCTACCCCGATTCCAACCACTGGCGCGACCGTTTCGCCACCGTCCCCCCCGATAATAAAAGCGGGATGCGCGAGTCCCGCTACTACCAACACAACGCCATCCAGGCCGTTCTAGAAGCGATCGCAGCTGGTCAAAAACGGATGCTCCTGACCATGGCCACCGGCACCGGCAAAACAACGATCGCCCTTCAAATCGCATGGAAACTCTTTCATAGTAGTTGGAACCTGAGCGGTGAACCGACCCACCGGCCCTGTATTCTCTTCCTTACGGACCGCAATATTCTGGCTAATCAAGCTTTAACCGAGTTTACCGCCTTCCCCGAAGATGCCCTCGTTCGGATCGAACCGAAGAACATCCAGAAAACAAAGAAAGTCCCTAAAAACGGCAGCGTCTTTTTTTCGATCTTTCAAACCTTTATGACCCAAAACGGCGAGGAACTAGCCCCTAACTTCCTCGAATACGCCCCCGACTTTTTCGACTTGGTGATCGTGGATGAATGTCATCGGGGCGGGGCCAACGACGAAAGCACTTGGCGAAAAATCCTCGAATACTTTGCCCCTGCTGTACAACTGGGATTAACTGCCACCCCGAAACGGGATCTCAACGGCGACACCTACAAATATTTCGGCGAACCCCTCTACACCTATTCCCTGAAAGAAGGCATTAACGAGGGCTACCTAACCCCCTTTAAGGTGGTTGAATTCACCACCAGTCTCGACGAGTACCAATATGATCCCGACGATGAACTGATCGAGGGCGATATCGACGAAAACAAGGTTTATACTGAATCCGACTTTAACCGGATTATCGAGATCGAGGAACGGGAACGCCAAAGGGTAAAAATTTTTATGGAGGCGATCGACCAAAACGAGAAAACCCTGGTTTTCTGCGCCAATCAAGACCACGCCCTAGCCATTCGCGATCTGATCAATCAAATGGCTATCAGCAGCGATCCTAACTACTGCGCTCGCGTTACGGCCAACGATGGCAGCTTGGGAGAAACCCACTTAAAAAAGTTTCAAGATAACGAGAAAAGGCTCCCCACCATCCTCACCACCTCTCGCAAACTCTCCACCGGGGTGGATGCTAGAAACCTGAGAAATATCGTTCTACTGCGTCCGGTCAAATCGATGATCGAGTTCAAACAGATTATCGGGCGGGGGACGCGCCTTTTCGATAATAAAGACTATTTCACCATCTACGATTTTGTTAAAGCCCACGAAAACTTTAACGATCCCGAATGGGACGGGGAACCGCAGGAACCCGTCGTCATCGATCCGAGGCCGCGCCCCGAACCACCTGACGCGATCGAAGATCCTCTCGACGAGCCGGATCCTCTGCCGATACGCCAGAAAATTAAAATCAAACTGGCCGACGGCAAGGAACGAGAACTGGAACACACCCAGAGAACAACTTTCTGGAATGCCGACGGAAAACCGATCTCGGCCGAGGAGTTTATCCAGCAGCTTTTCGGGGATATTCCCGATCTTTTTCAAGATGAAGCGGAATTGCGCCATCTCTGGGGCCGACCCGACACCCGCAAATCCCTGCTAACTGGACTCGCGGAAAAAGGCTACGGCGAGGAACAGCTACAGGCGATCGCCCGGATCACCAACACGGAAAATAGTGATATTTACGACGTGCTGACCTATATCGCCTACGCAGCCAGACCCTTGACCAGAGAAGAGCGGGTAATCAAGCACAAAGATTTAATTTTCTCGAAATACACGCGAAAACAACGGGAGTTTCTCGACTTTATTCTTGATCAGTATATTCGCTCTGGCGTTGGCGAGCTTGACCGGGAGAAATTGCCAAAACTGATCGAGATTAAATATCACACCATTAACGAGGCGATCTCCCAATTGGGAGAAATTCAAGAAATTAGCGGGGTATTTATGAGTTTTCATGCTTATCTTTACTGGTCAGACGCGGCCTAA
- a CDS encoding IS630 family transposase, protein MKPYSLDLRQKIIETYEENNLSQRELAKRFRVALSFIQKLIKQWRETGNLNPRPHGGGQKLKLKSDEIILLGDLVQEKKDATLDELRKQIEEKTQTVVSNSTISRILKRLNLTQKKSLHARERDTERVQKLREEYWEKIRDVRAEDLVFVDESGSNLGMTRLYGRAEKGQRVYDSVPLNRGKNVTIIGAIALKGLLAFINVFGAANGLIFEAFIATLLVPNLWKGACVLMDNASIHQKETLEPILQEVGARLEFLPPYSPDFSPIENCWSKVKILIRSMSPRTYADLEKAIVQAFSQITLRDIHHWFTHCCYCDTPFKEPT, encoded by the coding sequence ATGAAGCCCTATTCTTTAGACTTGCGACAAAAGATCATCGAGACCTACGAGGAGAATAACCTCTCACAACGTGAGTTAGCCAAAAGATTTAGAGTAGCTTTAAGCTTTATCCAGAAACTAATCAAGCAGTGGCGTGAAACAGGAAATCTAAATCCCCGACCGCATGGTGGAGGACAAAAACTCAAGCTTAAGAGCGACGAAATTATCTTGCTGGGCGATTTAGTCCAAGAAAAGAAAGATGCCACCTTAGACGAGTTAAGAAAACAAATTGAGGAAAAAACACAGACGGTGGTGAGTAACTCAACAATCAGTAGAATTTTAAAACGGCTAAATTTAACTCAAAAAAAAAGCTTACACGCTAGGGAAAGAGACACGGAAAGAGTGCAAAAATTAAGAGAAGAATATTGGGAGAAAATCCGAGATGTTAGAGCGGAAGATTTGGTTTTCGTTGACGAGTCTGGCTCTAATCTAGGGATGACAAGACTTTATGGCAGGGCTGAAAAAGGTCAGAGAGTGTATGATTCAGTTCCGTTAAACCGAGGAAAAAACGTCACGATAATTGGAGCGATAGCGCTCAAAGGCTTGCTGGCTTTTATCAATGTATTTGGAGCCGCAAATGGTTTAATATTTGAAGCATTTATTGCTACATTATTAGTTCCAAACTTGTGGAAAGGAGCTTGTGTATTAATGGATAATGCTTCGATTCATCAAAAAGAAACCCTCGAACCAATTCTTCAAGAAGTCGGTGCTAGACTGGAGTTTTTACCTCCCTATTCTCCCGATTTTTCTCCCATTGAAAACTGTTGGTCGAAAGTGAAAATACTGATTCGTTCTATGTCACCTCGTACCTATGCTGATCTAGAAAAAGCGATCGTTCAAGCCTTTAGTCAGATTACATTGCGAGACATCCATCACTGGTTTACCCATTGTTGCTATTGCGATACCCCTTTTAAAGAGCCTACCTAG
- a CDS encoding HNH endonuclease, with protein sequence MSSSIVPHASAYRYISNLQTLCLSCNRRKKDHLDPRFRRYFQ encoded by the coding sequence TTGTCCTCTTCTATTGTACCTCATGCAAGTGCATACCGCTATATTAGTAACCTGCAAACCCTTTGTTTATCCTGTAATCGCCGCAAAAAAGACCATTTAGACCCTCGTTTTCGGCGTTATTTTCAATAA
- the rpsP gene encoding 30S ribosomal protein S16 — protein MIKLRLKRFGKKREASYRIVAAVSTSRRDGRPLEELGFYNPRTDEVRLDEEGIIRRLQQGAQPTDTVRGILTKQKIFEKINA, from the coding sequence ATGATCAAATTACGTCTAAAACGCTTTGGTAAAAAACGCGAAGCCAGTTATCGTATCGTTGCGGCCGTTAGCACCAGTCGTCGCGATGGTCGTCCCCTAGAGGAGTTAGGATTCTACAATCCCCGCACCGATGAAGTGCGTCTGGATGAAGAAGGGATTATCCGACGCTTACAACAAGGAGCGCAACCGACGGACACCGTGCGCGGCATTCTCACCAAACAGAAAATTTTCGAGAAAATCAATGCCTAG